From a region of the Rathayibacter sp. VKM Ac-2804 genome:
- a CDS encoding MFS transporter, which produces MPTTGIPAERTAARTSSSSRRPELGHHLGFWVIAVAFLSVMAFSTVPTPLYAIYQQRDGFPAFVVTVIFAAYAVGVVASLFLAGHVSDWLGRRRILLAAILVEVLASIVFLLWPDVPGLIVARLLTGIGVGALTATATAHLSELRAIARPEEGPGASRAVSTLVNVGGLALGPLIGGVLAVTVDRPLVVPYEVFLVLLVVLGIAVALVPETVERREELPAYRPQRLAVPAASRGTFLSAAVGAFAGFAVFGLFTSLAPTFLAGRFGETSHLVAGVVSFGVFAAGAVAQLTAARLPVRRALLLSAAALAVGLALVAWGAVAVVLPAFIGGGVIAGAGVGLIFRLALGVAGSLASDETRGEVLAGMFLASYVGLAVPVLLIGAALSVLPAVPVLVGFVAIVLALVLVAIARMLRSAA; this is translated from the coding sequence ATGCCGACCACCGGAATCCCCGCCGAGCGCACCGCCGCCCGCACCTCGTCCTCCTCGCGCCGCCCCGAGCTGGGGCACCACCTCGGCTTCTGGGTGATCGCGGTCGCCTTCCTCTCGGTGATGGCCTTCTCCACCGTGCCGACCCCGCTCTACGCGATCTACCAGCAGCGCGACGGCTTCCCCGCCTTCGTCGTGACGGTGATCTTCGCGGCCTACGCCGTGGGAGTGGTCGCCAGCCTGTTCCTGGCGGGTCACGTGAGCGACTGGCTCGGCCGGCGCCGCATCCTGCTCGCCGCGATCCTCGTCGAGGTGCTGGCGAGCATCGTCTTCCTGCTCTGGCCCGACGTGCCCGGGCTGATCGTGGCGCGGCTGCTCACCGGCATCGGCGTCGGCGCGCTGACGGCGACCGCGACCGCGCACCTCTCCGAGCTCCGCGCGATCGCCCGGCCGGAGGAGGGCCCCGGCGCCTCGCGCGCCGTCTCGACCCTCGTCAACGTCGGCGGTCTCGCCCTCGGCCCGCTGATCGGCGGCGTCCTCGCCGTGACCGTCGACCGCCCGCTGGTCGTGCCCTACGAGGTCTTCCTCGTGCTGCTGGTCGTGCTCGGGATCGCGGTCGCCCTCGTCCCCGAGACCGTCGAGCGCCGGGAGGAGCTGCCCGCCTACCGGCCGCAGCGGCTCGCCGTGCCCGCCGCCTCGCGCGGCACCTTCCTCTCGGCCGCCGTGGGTGCGTTCGCCGGCTTCGCGGTCTTCGGCCTGTTCACCTCGCTCGCGCCGACCTTCCTGGCCGGCCGCTTCGGCGAGACCTCGCACCTCGTCGCGGGCGTCGTCTCGTTCGGCGTCTTCGCGGCCGGCGCCGTCGCCCAGCTGACCGCCGCCCGTCTGCCCGTCCGCCGCGCGCTGCTCCTCTCCGCCGCGGCCCTCGCCGTCGGGCTCGCCCTCGTCGCCTGGGGCGCCGTCGCCGTCGTGCTGCCCGCCTTCATCGGCGGCGGCGTGATCGCCGGGGCCGGCGTCGGCCTGATCTTCCGCCTGGCCCTCGGGGTCGCCGGCTCGCTCGCCTCCGACGAGACCCGCGGCGAGGTCCTCGCCGGGATGTTCCTCGCCTCCTACGTCGGGCTCGCGGTCCCGGTGCTCCTGATCGGAGCGGCGCTCTCCGTCCTCCCGGCGGTCCCGGTGCTCGTCGGCTTCGTGGCGATCGTGCTCGCGCTGGTGCTGGTGGCGATCGCGCGGATGCTGCGCTCGGCGGCCTGA
- a CDS encoding LysR family transcriptional regulator, which translates to MDDRQLAAFVAVAEELSFTRAAARLYVVQSTLSATIRALEQDLGAPLFTRSTRRVALTAVGEALLPSARAAIDSVDRMRSLAAEDAAGLRGRVRVGTFSALDILDLPGALGAFRRRHPLVDLLLRTSPSGSTGLAEDLRRGRLDVALLALPVAELEDLAVTTVVRDGYVLLIDSADPLARLARPSPADLDGAAFIDTPAGFGNRVSVDRAFRAAGATRRVATEVADLPAIPRFVQAGLGPAVVPRSGIAPLAGVTAIELDWPGLVWEVSVCSPPHASAAVQALVALLAERAEPV; encoded by the coding sequence ATGGACGACCGCCAGCTCGCCGCCTTCGTCGCCGTCGCGGAGGAGCTCAGCTTCACCCGCGCGGCGGCCCGTCTCTACGTCGTGCAGTCCACCCTGTCGGCGACGATCCGCGCGCTGGAGCAGGACCTCGGGGCGCCGCTGTTCACCCGGTCGACGCGGCGCGTCGCGCTCACCGCCGTCGGCGAGGCGCTGCTGCCGTCGGCGCGCGCGGCGATCGACAGCGTCGACCGGATGCGCTCGCTCGCCGCGGAGGACGCGGCGGGGCTGCGCGGCCGGGTCCGGGTCGGCACCTTCTCCGCGCTCGACATCCTCGATCTGCCGGGCGCCCTCGGTGCGTTCCGGCGCCGGCATCCGCTCGTCGACCTGCTGCTGCGCACCTCGCCGAGCGGATCGACGGGGCTGGCGGAGGACCTCCGCCGCGGCCGGCTCGACGTGGCGCTGCTCGCCCTGCCGGTGGCCGAGCTGGAGGACCTCGCCGTGACGACCGTCGTCCGGGACGGCTACGTGCTGCTGATCGACAGCGCCGATCCGCTGGCGCGGCTGGCGCGGCCCTCCCCCGCGGACCTCGACGGCGCCGCGTTCATCGACACCCCGGCCGGCTTCGGCAACCGCGTCAGCGTCGACCGGGCCTTCCGCGCGGCCGGAGCGACGCGGCGGGTCGCCACCGAGGTCGCCGACCTGCCCGCGATCCCGCGCTTCGTCCAGGCCGGTCTCGGGCCGGCGGTGGTCCCGCGCTCGGGCATCGCACCGCTGGCCGGGGTGACCGCGATCGAGCTGGACTGGCCCGGACTGGTGTGGGAGGTCTCGGTCTGCAGTCCGCCGCACGCGTCCGCGGCCGTGCAGGCGCTCGTCGCCCTGCTGGCCGAGCGGGCCGAGCCGGTCTGA
- a CDS encoding anti-sigma factor, protein MTHLDPDELALLALGEDSSADAAAHLEACPECAQQLVELGHAAGLGRQSRSLVLESPPAEVWDRIRGELALGTTAEAPIAPVTALPVGRHTPSRRRPRSRRLLPAALAALAALAVGVVGGVWLQASRSTEAVVVARADLAAFPDWQGASGSAELEDADGERQLVVHLDAEGAADSYREVWLIAADATGLVGLGVLDGADGRFTVPADIDLAEYSLVDISQEPDDGDPQHSGDSIVRGPLRESGPQAGD, encoded by the coding sequence ATGACGCATCTCGATCCCGACGAGCTCGCCCTCCTCGCCCTCGGCGAGGACTCCTCCGCCGACGCCGCCGCCCACCTCGAGGCGTGCCCCGAGTGCGCCCAGCAGCTGGTCGAGCTCGGCCACGCCGCCGGTCTCGGCCGGCAGAGCCGCTCGCTGGTGCTCGAGAGCCCGCCGGCCGAGGTCTGGGACCGCATCCGCGGGGAGCTGGCGCTGGGGACGACTGCGGAGGCCCCGATCGCTCCGGTGACCGCGCTTCCGGTCGGCCGCCACACGCCGTCGCGACGCCGACCGCGCTCCCGCCGGCTCCTCCCCGCGGCGCTCGCCGCGCTCGCGGCTCTCGCCGTCGGCGTCGTCGGCGGCGTCTGGCTGCAGGCGTCGCGGAGCACCGAAGCGGTCGTCGTCGCGCGCGCCGATCTCGCGGCCTTCCCCGACTGGCAGGGCGCCAGCGGCAGCGCCGAGCTCGAGGACGCCGACGGCGAGCGGCAGCTCGTCGTGCACCTCGACGCGGAGGGCGCGGCCGACTCCTACCGCGAGGTCTGGCTGATCGCGGCGGACGCCACCGGACTCGTCGGACTCGGGGTGCTGGACGGCGCGGACGGCCGCTTCACGGTGCCGGCCGACATCGACCTCGCCGAGTACTCGCTCGTCGACATCTCCCAGGAGCCCGACGACGGCGACCCGCAGCACTCCGGCGACTCGATCGTCCGCGGACCGCTGCGGGAGAGCGGACCGCAGGCGGGCGACTGA
- a CDS encoding sigma-70 family RNA polymerase sigma factor, with the protein MSIAAAPRAVEPPAPPPRCRPHSRRTPQIDAQTREPDDEAADERALVQRLGLRFAAGEESALAEAYSRWSPLVFTLALRSLGDRGDAEDVVQRVFVSAWTGRGSFDPGRAVLGAWLVGISRKRIADAHENRSRERRLTAALVAVAPVDEGEPAVDLEERVLVADELARLDPVPRRVMSLAFYDDLTHTEIAERTGLPLGTVKSHIRRSLDRLRSRLEVSSP; encoded by the coding sequence ATGAGCATCGCCGCAGCACCCCGCGCCGTCGAGCCACCGGCTCCTCCGCCCCGGTGCCGCCCCCACTCCAGGAGGACCCCCCAGATCGACGCCCAGACGCGCGAGCCCGACGACGAGGCCGCCGACGAGCGCGCCCTCGTCCAGCGCCTCGGGCTCCGGTTCGCGGCGGGGGAGGAGTCCGCGCTCGCCGAGGCCTACTCCCGGTGGTCCCCGCTCGTCTTCACTCTCGCGCTGCGCTCGCTAGGCGACCGCGGCGACGCGGAGGACGTGGTCCAGCGCGTGTTCGTCTCCGCATGGACCGGGCGCGGCAGCTTCGACCCGGGCCGAGCGGTGCTCGGCGCCTGGCTGGTCGGGATCTCGCGCAAGCGCATCGCGGACGCCCACGAGAACCGCTCGCGCGAGCGCCGGCTCACCGCCGCGCTGGTCGCGGTCGCCCCGGTCGACGAGGGCGAACCGGCGGTCGATCTCGAGGAGCGGGTCCTGGTCGCCGACGAGCTCGCCCGCCTCGACCCCGTCCCGCGGCGGGTGATGAGCCTCGCCTTCTACGACGATCTGACCCACACCGAGATCGCCGAGCGGACAGGCCTGCCGCTCGGCACCGTCAAGAGCCACATCCGCCGCAGTCTCGACAGACTCCGCTCCCGATTGGAGGTGAGCAGCCCATGA
- a CDS encoding class F sortase has translation MSRTPRLPRALLVVGSIAVGLGLGGCSAQAVGVVPAPDASAPVLTSTPAAIPSSTPTPPAAAVPDVPVADARLGATPAPVVLAPTRLVVDGLPIDMPVQPVGVADDGTMELVPDTDVAGWYRFGRGLDAGEGTTVIAAHVDSLTYGLGPFAELKQAQPGQRIGLMGEDGVQRVYTVDTVETTEKTTVDLSTVFVQDGPARLVLITCGGDFDYDTRHYLSNVVVTATPAT, from the coding sequence ATGAGCAGGACCCCCCGTCTGCCGCGTGCTCTCCTCGTGGTCGGCTCGATCGCGGTCGGCCTCGGCCTCGGCGGCTGCTCGGCACAGGCGGTCGGGGTCGTGCCCGCCCCTGACGCGAGTGCGCCGGTCCTGACGTCGACGCCGGCCGCGATCCCCTCCAGCACTCCCACTCCGCCCGCCGCGGCGGTGCCCGACGTCCCCGTCGCCGACGCGCGGCTCGGCGCCACTCCCGCGCCGGTCGTGCTCGCGCCGACCCGCCTGGTCGTCGACGGCCTGCCGATCGACATGCCGGTGCAGCCGGTGGGGGTCGCGGACGACGGCACCATGGAGCTGGTGCCCGACACCGATGTCGCCGGCTGGTACCGCTTCGGCCGCGGGCTCGACGCCGGCGAGGGCACGACCGTGATCGCCGCCCACGTCGACTCGCTCACCTACGGGCTCGGCCCGTTCGCCGAGCTGAAGCAGGCGCAGCCCGGCCAGCGGATCGGCCTGATGGGGGAGGACGGCGTCCAGCGCGTCTACACCGTGGACACGGTCGAGACGACCGAGAAGACCACCGTCGACCTCTCCACCGTCTTCGTCCAGGACGGCCCCGCGCGGCTCGTCCTGATCACCTGCGGCGGCGATTTCGACTACGACACCCGGCACTACCTCAGCAACGTGGTCGTCACCGCGACCCCCGCGACCTGA
- a CDS encoding DUF4397 domain-containing protein — MTTSRLTHRLLAGACLGTLAVAGLAAAPASAADADSADLYVLHAVPDTPVDVYVNGALTLDDFAPGALAGPLDLPTGTYTVAITAADAADASAPVIGPVDLALEAGKSYTVAAHLKPDNTPTATLFPNDISATAAGEGRLTVRHIAAAPAVDILAGGSPVLTNVTNPNEGILNLAPATISTVVAATGTTAPVIGPADVQVQEGVNTIVYAWGSLEKGNLALATQTIGGLHSSPSGVPAGEAGLAADNRTDAAAGWWGAAALASLALIGAALIGRRKAVAGR, encoded by the coding sequence GTGACCACCTCCCGCCTCACCCACCGCCTGCTCGCCGGAGCGTGCCTCGGCACCCTCGCCGTCGCCGGTCTCGCCGCCGCTCCTGCGAGCGCCGCCGACGCCGACTCGGCCGACCTCTACGTGCTGCACGCGGTCCCCGACACCCCGGTCGACGTGTACGTCAACGGAGCACTGACGCTCGACGACTTCGCGCCCGGTGCCCTGGCCGGCCCGCTCGATCTCCCCACCGGCACCTACACCGTGGCGATCACCGCCGCCGACGCCGCGGACGCGAGCGCCCCGGTCATCGGCCCGGTCGACCTCGCCCTCGAGGCAGGCAAGAGCTACACCGTCGCCGCGCACCTGAAGCCCGACAACACCCCCACCGCGACGCTGTTCCCGAACGACATCTCGGCCACCGCGGCCGGAGAGGGTCGCCTCACGGTCCGCCACATCGCCGCGGCGCCCGCCGTGGACATCCTCGCCGGCGGCTCGCCCGTGCTGACGAACGTGACCAACCCGAACGAGGGGATCCTCAACCTCGCTCCGGCCACGATCTCGACCGTGGTCGCCGCGACCGGGACCACCGCTCCGGTCATCGGCCCGGCCGACGTCCAGGTCCAGGAGGGCGTCAACACGATCGTCTACGCCTGGGGCAGCCTGGAGAAGGGCAACCTCGCCCTCGCGACGCAGACCATCGGCGGTCTGCACTCCTCGCCGTCGGGTGTGCCCGCGGGTGAGGCCGGCCTCGCGGCCGACAACCGCACCGACGCCGCCGCCGGCTGGTGGGGCGCTGCCGCGCTCGCCTCGCTCGCGCTGATCGGCGCCGCGCTGATCGGCCGCCGCAAGGCCGTCGCCGGTCGCTGA
- the rpsO gene encoding 30S ribosomal protein S15 gives MALEADVKKAIIEEYATHPGDTGSPEVQVAVLTKRIKDLTEHLKEHKHDHHSRRGLLLLVGQRRRLLGYLSDVDISRYRSLIERLGLRR, from the coding sequence ATGGCACTCGAAGCAGACGTCAAGAAGGCGATCATCGAAGAGTACGCGACCCACCCCGGTGACACCGGATCCCCCGAGGTGCAGGTGGCCGTCCTGACCAAGCGGATCAAGGACCTCACCGAGCACCTCAAGGAGCACAAGCACGACCACCACTCGCGTCGTGGTCTGCTGCTGCTCGTGGGTCAGCGCCGTCGACTCCTCGGCTACCTGTCGGACGTGGACATCAGCCGCTACCGCTCGCTGATCGAGCGTCTCGGCCTCCGTCGATAG